In candidate division WOR-3 bacterium, the genomic window TAAAATTATTTAAAGAGGAAACAAGTGAATATTTAGAGAAGCTCACCAAAATAATGGTAGAGCTTGAAAAGAATCCTAAAAATGAAAATTTGGTAGAGGAAGCATATAGGATTTTTCATACACTAAAAGGGATGGCTGCTTCTATTGGTTATAACGAAATTGAGACAATTTCTCATAATCTTGAAGAAAAATTAGAACTATTTAAAGGGAAAGAGAAACTCCCTACGGAGATTATAGACGAGATTTTCCGAGGAATGGATAAAATAGAAAATTTTCTCCTAACCATTGATAGTCCTATTTTAAATAAAACCGAAGAAAAAGAAGGGCCTTTTCTTGAAATTCTGTTTAAAGAAGACATAGACCTTCCTGCTGCAAGAGCAGCTGTTATTATTCAAAGAATAGAAGAAAAAACGGAAATTGAAGAGACCATTCCTTCTTATAATGAAATAAAAGCTGGAAAGATAGGAAGAATTTTAAAGGTTCGTTGTAAAGACCCTGAAAAAGTTATAGATATTGTGGCTTCTTTTTCCGAAGTTGAAGAAGTTAAATTAAGAGAGAAAAAAGAAATAGAGAAAATTCCAAAAGGAGAAATTGAAGGAATAAGAGTTAATGTGAATACTTTGGATAGAATGCAAAATTTAATAGGAGAGTTACTTGTATCAAGTTCTCAAATCTCCGAGATCGTAAGAGGGTTGGAAGAAGAAAGCTTCCAAGAGATTGTGGATCTTCATAATAGGAGCATAAAAGAGTTAAAGGAAATTGTTACAAGTTTAAGGCTTGTTCCTCTTTCTTTGATTTTTAATAAAATCCCAAGATATGTTAGAGATTTGAGTAAGAAGTTAGGGAAAGAAGTAGAAATTGAAATTTTTGGTTCAGAGATTGAGGTGGATCGGTCTCTTCTTGAAAGTATTGGAGATCCTATGATTCATCTTATTAGAAATGCAATTTATCATGGGATTGAGCTTCCGGAGGAAAGAGAAGCCTTAGGAAAATCCAGAGTAGGAAAGATCACTCTTCTATCAAGAAATATAAAAGGAAATTTGTTACTGCAGATAAGCGATGATGGGAAGGGAATAGATGAAGAAGAAGTTTTACTTACTGCACTTAGAAAGGGATTAATTAAAGAAGAAGAATTAGAAAAGATATCTAAACCTGAAATCTTAAGATTTTTGTTTCTCCCTGGCTTTACTACCAAAGAAGAAGCAGACAAAATTTCTGGGAGAGGAATTGGTTTGGATGTGGTTAGAAAGATGGTTCGTTCTATGGGGGGTAGTGTTAACATTTATACGGAGAAAAATAAAGGGACCACAATATCAATAAAATTACCTCTTTCAATGGCAGTAATTAAAGTTTACCTTATAGGTGTAGATGAGCTAATGGTTGGGTTACCAATGACCTTTGTGGATGAAACAATTACAATTTCAAAAGATTCTATTTCTAAAATAATGGGAAAAGAACTAATATTACATAGAAAAGAAATCCTTCCTGTTTATAGAATTTCTCAAATGCTTAACTGTGGTCCTTCAACAAATGGTAGTTCACAACTTCCTTGTGTGATAATAGAAATAGAAAATGAACGTTTTGCAATTGTGGGAGGAGTGTTTAGAGGAAGTATGGAAGCGGTCGTTAAGCCTTTACCTCCTCCTCTGGACAAAATTAAAGAATATTTAGGAATAACAATGATGGGAAACGGTAAGCCTTGTTTAATTCTTGACTTACCAACTTTAAGATATAGGAGGGACTATGAAAATACAGGATCTTAAAGAATTACAATTAGATGGCATAAAAGAGGCTGCTAATATTGGTGGTGGGCATGCTGCTACAGCTTTAAGTCAAATGTTAAATAAAGAAGTGGAAGTGAAAGTCCCCGAAATTGAAATCTTTCCT contains:
- a CDS encoding chemotaxis protein CheA, producing the protein MKEEFKEYIKLFKEETSEYLEKLTKIMVELEKNPKNENLVEEAYRIFHTLKGMAASIGYNEIETISHNLEEKLELFKGKEKLPTEIIDEIFRGMDKIENFLLTIDSPILNKTEEKEGPFLEILFKEDIDLPAARAAVIIQRIEEKTEIEETIPSYNEIKAGKIGRILKVRCKDPEKVIDIVASFSEVEEVKLREKKEIEKIPKGEIEGIRVNVNTLDRMQNLIGELLVSSSQISEIVRGLEEESFQEIVDLHNRSIKELKEIVTSLRLVPLSLIFNKIPRYVRDLSKKLGKEVEIEIFGSEIEVDRSLLESIGDPMIHLIRNAIYHGIELPEEREALGKSRVGKITLLSRNIKGNLLLQISDDGKGIDEEEVLLTALRKGLIKEEELEKISKPEILRFLFLPGFTTKEEADKISGRGIGLDVVRKMVRSMGGSVNIYTEKNKGTTISIKLPLSMAVIKVYLIGVDELMVGLPMTFVDETITISKDSISKIMGKELILHRKEILPVYRISQMLNCGPSTNGSSQLPCVIIEIENERFAIVGGVFRGSMEAVVKPLPPPLDKIKEYLGITMMGNGKPCLILDLPTLRYRRDYENTGS